In Microbulbifer elongatus, the DNA window CGACCGTTTTGTTCTGGATTTGACGCACCTGCGCCTGACGGCCAATGGCCAGGCTGTGGATGCCGATGCCCGCCAGCTGCAGCTGCTGGGGCTGCTGATCGCCGCTTACCCGGAATGCCTTTCCCGGCAGTCTCTTCTGGACCAGCTTTGGCCCGAAACCGTGGTGTCGCAGTGGTCACTGGGGCGGCTGGTTTCCGATACCCGCAAACTGTTTCGTGAACTGGCGTTCTGTGGTGAGCTGATTGAGACCCAGCACGGGCGCGGTTATCGGCTGGCGCCGGAGGTGGCGAAGCAACTGCATCGGGTCGCGGCGCCGGCAGAGACCGGTGCCGAGGGTGACACGTCTCCGGTAGCGCAGGTGCGGTCTGCCGAAGCGGCGGCCGCGCCCGCCCCCGACGTTGGGGTGCCCTCCTCTCAAATAGCCGCGGCCGGCGTGCGCGAAGGCAATTTCTGGCGACTGTTTTCCGCGGTTGCGGTGGTGGTGGTGGCGACCGCGCTGGTGGTCTATCAGATCACCGCGCGGCGTATTCCCGACGACGGGGCGCCACTGGTCATTGGCGAGGCCCCGGGAGTGCGCGGGCGCATTCTGTGGGTGGATGACAACCCGGACAACAATCTCTCCGAGCGCCGCCACTTCGAATCCAGGGATATTGCCATCTATCTGGCCACCAACACTGAAGATGCCATGACCCTGCTGTCTATGTACCGCTACGACGCCGTCATCTCGGATATGGGCCGTGGTGAAGAGCCCCTGGCTGGGTTCAAGCTGATGGAACGCATACGCGGTAAACGCGATGATACCCCTTACTTCCTCTACACCATCATGCCCTCGAAAGCTCAGCGCCAGCTGGTGGAGCAGCGCGGCGGCAACGGCGTGGCGGTGACCCCCGAAGAGCTCTACGGGATGGTGCTGCCCCTGTTCGACGAAAGGTCGGCGGCGGCCGCCAGCAAACCCTGAATAGCGCGCTGCGCACCCGTCGGCGGTGTTTTCCAGCGTGATTTCCGTTGTTTTCCCGATTGCCGTGAATGGTCTGCAGGCCGCGTGATTGCGGGCTTTCACAACTATTCACAAGCTTTCAAAGACCTGCCGGCGCCCCCCCGGCTACATTAGCCCCGTTGATCCCCGGGAGCCACCCCTGAGGGGTGGGAGAGCGTGGCAGAGACCTGTCGCCGGGGATGTGTTGTTTTCTGGGAAGGCGGTTTGCGGAACCTGAACTTCAGGACGGTAAACGGGGGGTAGCATGTTGGGAGCAGGATTGGGCGCGGCGTTGTTGAAGGTGGGGGATGTTGCCCCTGAAAAGCCGGAGTTGGCGGAACGGCGGGTAACCGCGACCACCCAGGCGCCGGTCGCAACACCGGCGAACCCGGAACCGGTAGCCTCCGCTGGTGGCGCGCCTTTCAGTCGTCGCGAACGCCAGGTACTGGAGCAGGTTGCCGCTGGTGCCACCAGTGCGGAAATCGCCGAGCGCCTGCATATCTCCATTCACACGGTCAAAAATCACCGCAAGAGTATTTTGCGCAAGGCCGGGTGCCGTAACTCCGGGCAGCTGGTGTCACGCTGCGCGGCCCTCGGATTGCTCTGACTGCGGGCGGGGTCGTTTACGCTCCGCGCGCACAGCCTGGGGCCACCGGCAGGGGCCCCTTCCCGCATTTCTTCTCGCGGCTCAGCGCTGCAGCAGTCGGGCGGCTTCTTCGGCAAAGTACGTCAGCACGCCGTCCGCGCCGGCGCGCCTGAAGGCCAGCAGGGACTCCAGAATAACCGCTTCGCGATTGAGCCAGCCATTGGCAAAGGCCGCGCAGTGCATGGCGTACTCACCGCTCACCTGATAGGCGAATGTGGGCACTTTCAATTCCTCTTTCACCCGTCTGACCACGTCCAGATAAGGCATCCCCGGCTTCACCATAATCATGTCCGCGCCTTCCGCCAGGTCCAGTGCGCATTCGTGCAATGCCTCGTCGCCATTGGCCGGGTCCATCTGGTAGCTGAACTTGTTGGCGCCCTTCAGGTTACCTGCGGAGCCGACCGCATCGCGAAATGGGCCGTAGTAGCTGGAGGCATATTTGGCGGCGTAGGACATAATCTGGGCGTTCACATGGCCCTCGCGCTCCAGTGCGCTGCGCACGGCGCCGATACGGCCGTCCATCATGTCCGAGGGGGCCACCACATCGGCGCCGGCCTCGGCGTGTGACAGCGCCTGCTGTACCAGTACTTCCACGGTGTCATCGTTGACGATATAGCCGGCGTCGTTCATCAGGCCGTCCTGGCCGTGGCTGGTAAACGGGTCGAGAGCCACGTCGGTGATCACGCCCAATTCCGGCGCGGCATCTTTCAATGCGCGCACCGCGCGCTGTGCGAGGCCGTCCCGGTCGTGGGCGGCGCGGGCATCGTCGGATTTTGCCGACGGGTCCACTACCGGAAACAGCGCTACCGCAGGAATTCCCAGATCCACCAGGGCTTTTGCCTTGGCGGTCAGCAGGTCGACGGAAAGTCGTTCCACCCCGGGCATTGACGCCACCTGCTGGGTTTCCCCGCGGCCTTCGATCACAAACAGCGGCAGAATCAGATCGTCCACACTCAAGCGGTTTTCCCGCACCAGGCGGCGGGAAAATTCGCTGGCGCGCAGGCGGCGTGGACGGGAATGGGGGAATGGGCCGCGATGGGAACTGAAACTCATGGTGGAAGCACTCCGGTAATGGGGTAGGCAGGGCGCGATACGGTATCTGGCCGCCGGCTCGACAGGCGCGCATGATAGCAAACACCGGAGCCGTGGTTTCACCCGCTCCGGTTGCTGAGGTGGTCTACCAGGATGCGCCCTGCGGTGGTGATGTGCCGCTCCAGAAGTTTGCAGGCAGCAGCAGTATCCCCCTGATACAGGAGATCCAGCAGGCGGTGATGCTCCTGTTGGCTGACGGCCTGGTAGTCGAGGTTGCGATTCTGATAGCCAATGTAGCGTTCGCATTGTCGCTGCAGCTGTTCCACGGTGTGAAACAGGGCTGGGCGGGCTGCGGCACGGTACAGCGTGGTGTGGAATTGCCAGTTGCGCTGGCCAAGCATTGCGGCATCGAGCGCAGGCTCCCTATCCATGGTGTCGAGAATGTCCCGCGCCCGCCCGAGCAGCTCGCCGTTGAGGTTTGCGGCCGCCCGTGCCAACAGCAGAGGTTCCAGGTGCATGCGCATCAGATACAGGTCTTCGGCTTCCTGCGGATCGAGTTTGGGCACGGCGACGCCGCGCTTGCCGTGGTCACACAACCAGCCTTCCGCCCTCAATCGCGCCAGCACATCCCGCACCGGGATGCGACTGACGCCGTACCGCGCGGCGATCTCGGCCTGTTTCAGCGGGGTTCCCGGAGCAATCAGGCCCTGTTGCAAGTCCAGCTTGAGTTGTTGATAGAGATCCATCAGTGCCCCCGTCGCATAAGCCAGTGGCAAGCGAGGCCGCCCGCGAGCCCCCAGAACGCGGAGCCGATACCGAAAAAGCTGACGCCGGAAGCCGTGATCAGCAGAGTGATCAGCGCCGCCTCGCGCGTGTCGGCTTGCGCAGAAGCACTGGCAAGGCTTGTCGCAATCACACCGATCAGCGCCAGGCCGGCGACACCGGCAATCATTGCCTGGGGAAGCGCTGCAAACACCATTACCACGCTGGCGGCAAACAGCCCGGTCAGAAGATAAAACACACCCGCGGCGATGCCGGCCACGTAACGTTTAGCAGGGTCCGGGTGTGCTTCGGGGCCGGTACAGATGGCGGCGGAAATGGCGGCGAAATTAAACCCAAAGCCGCCAAAAGGTGCCAGCACAAGCGCGCTCAGCCCGGTACCTGCGACTACGGGTGACACTGGGACCTGCGAGTAGCCGCTGGCGCGCAAAATTGCGACCCCCGGTAGGTTCTGCGAGGTCATGGTGACGATAAATAGCGGCAGGCCTACACCGAGCAGGACCGCCGGGTTAAATGCCGGGGCCACCCACTGCAGCCCGCCAAAGGACCAGGTCAGCTGATCTGCACGAATTTCCCCGAGTAGCCCGCTGATGGTAAAGCCGGTCATCAGGACCAGCGGTATGCAGTAGCGCGGCAGCCAGCGCCGCCCGAGTAAATACGCGAGGAACATCGCCCCCACCAGTGTGGGGCTGGTCTGCAGGGAGGTGAAGATCGACAGCCCGAACTGCAGCAGAATACCTGCGAGCATGGCACTGGCCAGCGGTATTGGCACCCGCGCCGCGACCCGCTCGAAGGCCCCGGAGACGCCCAGGATCAATGTGAGCAGACCACTGAACAGGAAGGCCCCGATTGCCTCAGATAGAGCAACTCCGTGCAGGCTGGTGACCAGCAGCGCGGCCCCGGGTGTAGACCAGGCGGTGACCACCGGCGCACGGTAGTACCAGGAAAAGCCGATGCATGTCAGGCCCATACCGAGGCCAAGGGCCCCGACCCACGAAACCATTTGT includes these proteins:
- a CDS encoding winged helix-turn-helix domain-containing protein, whose amino-acid sequence is MQYRFDRFVLDLTHLRLTANGQAVDADARQLQLLGLLIAAYPECLSRQSLLDQLWPETVVSQWSLGRLVSDTRKLFRELAFCGELIETQHGRGYRLAPEVAKQLHRVAAPAETGAEGDTSPVAQVRSAEAAAAPAPDVGVPSSQIAAAGVREGNFWRLFSAVAVVVVATALVVYQITARRIPDDGAPLVIGEAPGVRGRILWVDDNPDNNLSERRHFESRDIAIYLATNTEDAMTLLSMYRYDAVISDMGRGEEPLAGFKLMERIRGKRDDTPYFLYTIMPSKAQRQLVEQRGGNGVAVTPEELYGMVLPLFDERSAAAASKP
- a CDS encoding response regulator transcription factor encodes the protein MLGAGLGAALLKVGDVAPEKPELAERRVTATTQAPVATPANPEPVASAGGAPFSRRERQVLEQVAAGATSAEIAERLHISIHTVKNHRKSILRKAGCRNSGQLVSRCAALGLL
- the hemB gene encoding porphobilinogen synthase, which gives rise to MSFSSHRGPFPHSRPRRLRASEFSRRLVRENRLSVDDLILPLFVIEGRGETQQVASMPGVERLSVDLLTAKAKALVDLGIPAVALFPVVDPSAKSDDARAAHDRDGLAQRAVRALKDAAPELGVITDVALDPFTSHGQDGLMNDAGYIVNDDTVEVLVQQALSHAEAGADVVAPSDMMDGRIGAVRSALEREGHVNAQIMSYAAKYASSYYGPFRDAVGSAGNLKGANKFSYQMDPANGDEALHECALDLAEGADMIMVKPGMPYLDVVRRVKEELKVPTFAYQVSGEYAMHCAAFANGWLNREAVILESLLAFRRAGADGVLTYFAEEAARLLQR
- a CDS encoding GntR family transcriptional regulator: MDLYQQLKLDLQQGLIAPGTPLKQAEIAARYGVSRIPVRDVLARLRAEGWLCDHGKRGVAVPKLDPQEAEDLYLMRMHLEPLLLARAAANLNGELLGRARDILDTMDREPALDAAMLGQRNWQFHTTLYRAAARPALFHTVEQLQRQCERYIGYQNRNLDYQAVSQQEHHRLLDLLYQGDTAAACKLLERHITTAGRILVDHLSNRSG
- a CDS encoding benzoate/H(+) symporter BenE family transporter: MEQVAQRTLSGDTTLSAISAGFAAVLVGFASSVAIVLQAAAAAGASEAQMVSWVGALGLGMGLTCIGFSWYYRAPVVTAWSTPGAALLVTSLHGVALSEAIGAFLFSGLLTLILGVSGAFERVAARVPIPLASAMLAGILLQFGLSIFTSLQTSPTLVGAMFLAYLLGRRWLPRYCIPLVLMTGFTISGLLGEIRADQLTWSFGGLQWVAPAFNPAVLLGVGLPLFIVTMTSQNLPGVAILRASGYSQVPVSPVVAGTGLSALVLAPFGGFGFNFAAISAAICTGPEAHPDPAKRYVAGIAAGVFYLLTGLFAASVVMVFAALPQAMIAGVAGLALIGVIATSLASASAQADTREAALITLLITASGVSFFGIGSAFWGLAGGLACHWLMRRGH